The stretch of DNA TGCCATACTGGGAATAAGCCTAGGATGGGAATCTCTGATTTTTGGAGCCACCATGAGCCATCCATCACTCTCACAGCTTGCTCAGATTGTGACTTTTAAACTGCACGCTATGAAAACACTGACTCATTCGATTGCCAGACAAAAGTCAATACTTTCATTGGTAAAGATTGATACAAAACCACATTCTGGCACGAGATATCcagcaacacacaaacacacacacacacacacactttcaatgTAATCAACTAGCTCAGTAACACAGGCAATTACTATACTGtgatatatagtgcattcggaaagtattcagaacccttgactttttccacattttgttacattacagccttattgtaaaatgtattaaattgcttgtgtccctcatcaatctacagtacacacaataccccataatgacaaagcaaaaaaaaagtttgggacatttttgcaaatgtataaaaaaaattaaaaaacgaaatatcacatttacataagaattcagagcttttactcagtactttgttgaagcaccttgggcagcgattacagcctcgagtcttcttgggtatgacgctacaagcttggcacatctgtatttggggagtttctcccgttgttctctgcagatcccctcaagctctgtcaggttggatggggagcgtctctgcacagctattttcaggtctctccagagatgttagatcgggttctggctcggccactcaaggacattcagagacttgtcccgaagccacttctgcgttgtcttggctgtgtgtttagggttgttgtcctgttggaaggtgaaccttcgccacgttctgaggtcctgagttctctggagcaggttttcatcaaggatctctctgtactttgctccgttcatcttttcctcaatcctgactagtctctcagtccctgcgctgaaaaacatccccacagcatgatgctgccaccaccatgcttcatcttagggatggtgccaggttttctccagacatgacacttggcattcaggccaaatagttcaatcagatcagagaatgttgtttctcatggtcagagtcctttaggtgccttttgacacactccatgcgggctgtcatgtgccttttactgaggagtggcttccgtctggctactctaccataaaggcctgattggtggaatgctgcagagatggttgtccttctggtagtttctcccatttccacagaggaactctggaacgctgtcagagtgaccatcgggttcttggtcacctccctgaccaaggcccttctcccccgattgctcagtttggccggaagGGTTATtatgtgtcgattgatgaggtaaaacatgtatttaatcaattttagaagaaggctgtaaatgtaacataatgtggaaaaagccaaggggtctgaatactttccgaatgtgctGTACAACCTGCGTGTTGCGTGTAGGAGACCCAATGTTGTGGTTGGGAAGGAAGGATACTCACAGAGGTATACAGGAAGCCATCGTTGTTCATGGCCAGGTAGAGTTTGGTCTGAACCCCCTGGATGGCCACAACTCGCAGCCCAACAGGAATGAGGTTGAACACAGCTGCAATGTGGAATACAAAAGAGAGAGGGTATACTGTATAAGAGAAACATTATACTCAATATGCAATAGTGAAAATACAGCTACAGGAAATGTTTGAGCAAAAAAAATCAAGCCAACATTTCTTCTTGAATTCGACATAACAATAATCTGAAATCGGCACGAATTAAAGGCAAAAACACAGTCAAATGCACACAGTCCTACCATGGCTGTTGTCCTCGTCCTTGGTTCCATTGATGGTTCCATCAGCTTGCATCTGAAGGTAGAAGCCTGTGCGGCTGTACAACCTTGTCACTATCCCTTTGAGCTGGGGCTCTGTGGAGACGACAGGGCAGAATGGGAGaacgggaggagagggaagagaggaggagaggagaggagagattggaCATATGCCAAGTCTATAGTCCAACGCTACTCGTTTACCACGGCTTCACAGTCAGTAGTAAACTTTCCGGGGGAACCTCAGGCATCCCATAGACATCACACTAAGGCACAAACCCAGACAGTGTGATGGGTACCTGGGATCGTTCATAGAAGCTCATTCATATATTCAAAAACAGGTGCACTAGCTTTCTGGATACGGTGCAATGTATTTTGAATGTAACGCTTGTTTAGATGATAATTTCATGCACAACAGAAGCATGGAAGTGTGAAGGTGTTGTGCACGTATCCGATAATGACACTGAACGTATTGCTGGTGTCTTAAGTGTTCGAGTGAGGTAATGAATTGATGAGTGCATGGACTTGCAGGATCACCAGAGTTTGATGGATTAGGTCGTCAAATAAGGTCTttcttacagtggggcaaaaattcaacaaaaaaaaatctaaaattcattaaaaatcctacaatgtgattttcaggatttttttctaattttgtctgtcacagttgaagtgtacctatgatgaaaattacaggcctctctcatctttttaagtgggagaacttgcacaattggtggctgactaaatacttttttgccccactgtatgctatAACATCACCATTTGGACAGAGGTGCCATTACTCCAAGGTCTTCACGCTTTAAAGTGGAATAGAAGTGGTGCTGTTGGTGTTCGTGGTGATGATCAGTGGTGTAGTGAAGGGTATACCAACTTGTTTTTCAGCGGGCATTGCGTATACTCACTTCGTAGTCCCCATGATGCGTATCAGAGTAGTGTGGTGGAGGTACGTGCCAGATCAGAATGTTTATCTTAAAATGTTGGCCAACTATTATTGGTTCACATTTTAGGTGCAGCGGTAGGCCTTATGTGCAAATGTTCCGAAGTGCAATTTGCGGATAAATACTGTTCTAAAAATGCGTACTGCACGTGAGCATACATTTAGgaagaggggagatctaaagatgtaACAACTatcatgggatgctaatatgactaggataatgcctttggctgctagacaatgaaagaaagtggaaagaaaaccaatagaacaggagaacaCATAAtgaggaagtctttataaaatactTGCCTCCATGTTTCTATGGTGGGATTTTGGCTATAGGCTACTTtaaagcaaggtaagacatgcctcataatatgaagtaaaacatCCAGGTTTCAACAATTAAGGAACAGGAAAAATGTAACGATGGCGATGATAGGCCTAACCGGCTTCTGGTAGAGGAAAAAGGCTTTCCCataaaccttctcaattaaatttTAAAtagctacaaagtagcctatgcctacctggcagaatgatatcatgattatttgcatcaatcccaTTGGCAATTTCTTTGGCAAACTCCATCttatgtgctacagaaacaccactaaccaaacaacagtgctaggtgcctgcacACTTGAATTAAACGGTAACTGCGCTTAAAAATCTAAAATTCTTAGATTTTTCCCAAACCTCCAaaatggtctcctgatgtggtttaaggtTTGTTATCGACTTAGAACATGAAATGTTGTCGTTTTTTTCTATTAAAAAAGTGTGACTGTGAGACCAAAAACCTGAAGAAAATGGGAAAAATGCTAAACCTGTACATTTCTGACAGCCTCATTTATCTGTTTCAATAGTAGGCCTACAATTAGCCTAATTGCACAGTACGgcttgggttggcctgactgtgaaagaccaatatgggatTCATCATTTTAGGTCATTCAGAGTGTATGTCACTGTTTCTCATAGAATTTTTCACACAGTGCACCTTTCCTTTTTCCAGGCTGACCGTTTGGGAAATTATTAGCAAAATGAaagtatacccacttctccaggcatcACTACAccgctgatgatgatgatggttatgATAACCGTTTTTTTTGTGTTAAGTCGAAAGATCACACCTGGTCGCCTTATTCTCTTCCGTTTCTTAGAGCCAAAGAGTTTGACGCGTGAGAACACGTTCAGCTTGCTCGGTTTCTCACAGGGTCCCCTGTCCCCTGCTTTGCAATTATCCGGACTGCTTGCGCAGCGGCAGGCATTCGCCTTCTCCCGCTCCCTCGCCTGCCTCTTCTGCCGAATGAGGGAGCTGGCGATCGCCGCGGCCATAGCCAGCTTGGCGGCTTGGTGATGACAAAACGTCCCAGGAGAAAATTTGAGATCCTCCGCTCACCAAACAATGAATATTATCCAATGCAGTCTTTGTAGTATTGTTTTTAAGTCAACCAAATAATCCATGATAGCCTTCAGGTGTGTAATAAAAGCATTATATTAGCCTACACATTTTAATTGTCAAAGCTGGAAAAGAAGATTCTGGATATTCCAAGCAGAAAAACCTTCAGCTGTGAATCAACAGCTAGTCCCTCCAAttcatacatttgatttgttgttGATCACTGCAGCTTCTCTTGCATGCACACAATGGCTGTGATGTGTCCACTCTACGTGAGAAAAATGCAGTCCTCAAATTGTTTTTCAGTCAATGAAACAACTCTTGTCATAGTTGTGTGTGCCATTGATGCAGCAACCACAAGCAATCCTCTCCTCCGGGTTGGAGCCAGTATGGCTTACGGTAAATAGAACCTGTTAAAGCCATGAGGTATAAAAATCATGTATGTtatgctgtggagagagagagagagagagagagagagagagagagagagagagagagagagagagagagagagagagagagagagagagagagagagagagagagagagagagagagagagagagagagagagagagagagagagagagagagagagagagagagagagagagagagagagagagagagagagagagagagagagagagagagagagagagagagagagagagagagagagagagagagagagagagagagagagagagagagagagagagagagagagagagagagagagagagagagagagagagagagagagagagagagag from Oncorhynchus kisutch isolate 150728-3 linkage group LG28, Okis_V2, whole genome shotgun sequence encodes:
- the LOC109883616 gene encoding fibroblast growth factor 13-like isoform X1, which encodes MAAAIASSLIRQKRQAREREKANACRCASSPDNCKAGDRGPCEKPSKLNVFSRVKLFGSKKRKRIRRPEPQLKGIVTRLYSRTGFYLQMQADGTINGTKDEDNSHAVFNLIPVGLRVVAIQGVQTKLYLAMNNDGFLYTSEHFTPECKFKESVFENYYVTYSSMLYRQQQSGRAWYLGLNKEGVIMKGNHVKKNKPAAHFIPKPLKVAMYREPSLHDLTEFSRSGSGTPTKSRSASALLNGGGKTLSQNEQST